In Thioalkalivibrio paradoxus ARh 1, the following are encoded in one genomic region:
- the rpoE gene encoding RNA polymerase sigma factor RpoE — MSEKASDEALVKRVQGGDKAAFDILVLKYQHKIINLVGRYVHDHAAALDVSQEAFIKAYRGLANFRGESAFYTWLYRIAINTAKNYLVAQGRRRPEAEVDAQDAEQIGGDSALKDSATPEGELLSEEIQVAVQRTIERLPDDLRTAITLRELEGLSYEEIAQTMGCPIGTVRSRIFRAREAIDRTLRPLLND; from the coding sequence ATGAGCGAGAAGGCTTCCGACGAGGCCCTGGTCAAGCGCGTTCAAGGTGGCGACAAGGCGGCATTCGACATCCTGGTCCTCAAGTACCAGCACAAGATCATCAATCTGGTCGGGCGCTACGTGCACGACCATGCGGCGGCGCTCGACGTGTCGCAGGAGGCCTTCATCAAGGCCTACCGGGGGCTGGCGAACTTTCGGGGTGAGAGTGCGTTCTACACCTGGCTATACCGGATCGCGATCAACACCGCGAAGAACTACCTCGTGGCCCAGGGAAGACGGCGGCCCGAGGCGGAAGTGGACGCTCAGGACGCCGAGCAGATCGGTGGCGATTCGGCCCTCAAGGACAGTGCAACCCCAGAAGGGGAGTTGTTGTCAGAGGAAATACAGGTAGCGGTGCAGCGCACCATCGAACGCTTGCCGGACGATTTGCGAACCGCGATCACGCTGCGCGAACTGGAAGGATTGAGCTACGAGGAGATCGCCCAGACCATGGGATGTCCGATCGGTACGGTCCGTTCGCGCATCTTTCGAGCCCGAGAAGCCATCGACCGGACCTTGCGTCCGCTGCTAAACGATTGA
- a CDS encoding MucB/RseB C-terminal domain-containing protein → MWGWVRNVAVTLFLVLPATAAGDESDPERWLDRMTESLHLQSYEGTFVFQRGDRIDTVRVVHAADEGGYRERLQTLTGSAREVVRSVDRLSALKGARAEGERAGEGAPQWPPAIAGALVRASDRYQLQSPGFDRIAGFPCYLLQAKARDELRYSHTYCLHRETGLPLLSELIDSGGQLLERMVFTELEFLDVVFEDALQARGCDARHIDVRVPSEDTLQQAAHDQWSFEDLPPGFTPVIVTERSFGPDAPPSLHFVLSDGLATVSVYVDASDQVSETFEGATRSGATHAVARPLSGHQLTVVGEVPRQTAEWIAGSARYLGDDAPDPGR, encoded by the coding sequence ATGTGGGGCTGGGTACGCAACGTCGCGGTCACGCTTTTCCTGGTTCTGCCGGCCACTGCCGCCGGTGACGAGAGCGATCCGGAACGCTGGCTCGACCGGATGACCGAAAGCCTGCACCTGCAGAGTTACGAAGGAACCTTCGTGTTCCAGCGAGGTGATCGGATCGATACCGTCCGGGTGGTGCATGCGGCGGACGAGGGCGGTTATCGGGAACGCCTGCAGACTCTGACCGGGTCGGCCCGCGAAGTGGTTCGGTCGGTGGATCGCTTGAGTGCTCTGAAAGGCGCTCGTGCCGAAGGCGAGCGTGCAGGGGAAGGCGCACCGCAATGGCCTCCCGCGATCGCTGGGGCACTGGTCCGGGCCAGCGACCGCTATCAGCTGCAATCGCCGGGGTTCGACCGCATCGCCGGTTTCCCCTGTTACCTGCTGCAGGCGAAGGCCCGCGACGAATTGCGGTACAGCCACACCTACTGTCTGCATCGCGAAACGGGGTTGCCGCTTCTCAGCGAACTGATCGACTCGGGCGGCCAGTTGCTCGAGCGGATGGTATTCACCGAACTCGAATTCCTCGACGTCGTGTTCGAAGACGCCCTGCAGGCGCGGGGATGCGATGCGCGGCATATCGATGTGCGCGTTCCGTCCGAAGATACGCTGCAGCAAGCGGCCCACGATCAGTGGTCGTTCGAGGATCTGCCGCCGGGGTTCACGCCGGTGATCGTGACCGAGCGTTCCTTCGGTCCGGATGCTCCGCCGTCGCTGCACTTCGTGCTGAGCGACGGCCTTGCGACCGTGTCGGTCTATGTCGACGCGTCCGACCAGGTGTCCGAAACCTTCGAGGGCGCGACCCGGTCGGGGGCTACGCATGCCGTGGCCCGGCCGCTTTCTGGCCACCAGCTTACGGTGGTGGGCGAAGTGCCGAGGCAGACAGCGGAGTGGATTGCCGGTTCCGCGCGCTACCTGGGTGACGACGCCCCGGATCCGGGGCGCTGA
- a CDS encoding DegQ family serine endoprotease, which produces MKMYRWFVLAVVLIAFSAPVAAGHLPDFVPLAEKYSPAVVNISSTRERATAEEGRQMPDLPEGMPFGDLLERFFGERGMPQPFERERASLGSGFIYTQDGYILTNHHVVEGASEIVVRLSDRRVFTAELVGSDPQSDVAVLKIDADDLPTLKLGSSERLRVGEWVLAIGSPFGFDHSVTAGIVSAKGRSLPSDNYVPFIQTDVAINPGNSGGPLFNLDGEVVGINSQIYSRTGGFMGLSFAIPIEMAVEVAEQLRKTGTVTRGWLGVLIQEVTRELADSFGMSRPTGALVAQVQPNSPAERAGFQTGDVILRFNGIDVPRSSALPPIVGRTPVGSEVEVDVRRGSEEIVIEVTIDALPEEIAAGRGAPPRTTQPQALLGMQIEPLSAEERSALGLGDTGVRVREVTGNPARAAGIVAGDVIAQFGGEAVTSPEDLEEKANAAEPGRSVAVLIHRDGNPVFIAMRIPAP; this is translated from the coding sequence ATGAAAATGTATCGTTGGTTTGTACTTGCGGTCGTGCTGATCGCTTTCTCGGCCCCGGTGGCTGCGGGCCATCTCCCCGATTTCGTGCCGTTGGCCGAAAAATACAGCCCGGCCGTGGTGAATATTTCCTCGACGCGGGAACGCGCGACCGCCGAGGAAGGCCGGCAGATGCCGGATCTTCCCGAGGGCATGCCCTTCGGCGACCTGCTCGAGCGATTCTTCGGCGAGCGCGGCATGCCGCAGCCGTTCGAGCGCGAGCGTGCGTCGCTGGGCTCCGGTTTCATCTACACGCAGGATGGGTACATCCTGACCAACCACCACGTGGTCGAAGGGGCCTCCGAGATCGTGGTGCGGCTGTCGGACCGGCGCGTGTTCACGGCTGAGCTCGTGGGCTCCGATCCCCAGAGCGACGTGGCGGTATTGAAGATCGACGCCGATGATCTGCCGACATTGAAGCTCGGATCGTCCGAACGGCTCCGGGTCGGCGAATGGGTGCTCGCGATCGGTTCGCCATTCGGTTTCGACCACTCGGTGACGGCCGGTATCGTCAGTGCGAAGGGGCGCAGCCTGCCTTCGGACAACTACGTGCCCTTCATCCAGACCGACGTCGCGATCAATCCCGGGAACTCGGGTGGCCCGCTGTTCAACCTGGACGGCGAGGTGGTCGGCATCAATTCCCAGATCTACAGCCGCACGGGCGGGTTCATGGGGCTGTCGTTCGCGATTCCGATCGAAATGGCGGTCGAAGTCGCCGAGCAGTTGCGCAAGACCGGAACGGTGACGCGCGGTTGGCTGGGTGTGCTGATTCAGGAGGTCACGCGCGAACTCGCCGATTCCTTCGGGATGTCGCGTCCCACCGGTGCGCTGGTCGCGCAGGTGCAGCCGAACAGCCCTGCCGAGCGGGCCGGGTTCCAGACCGGTGACGTGATTTTGCGATTCAATGGCATCGACGTGCCTCGCTCCAGCGCGCTGCCGCCGATCGTCGGGCGTACCCCGGTCGGTTCCGAAGTCGAGGTCGACGTGCGCCGCGGCAGCGAGGAGATCGTGATCGAGGTCACCATCGATGCGCTGCCCGAGGAGATTGCAGCCGGCCGGGGGGCGCCGCCGCGCACCACCCAACCGCAGGCCCTGCTGGGCATGCAGATCGAGCCGTTGAGCGCGGAGGAGCGCTCGGCACTGGGTCTGGGCGATACCGGCGTCCGGGTGCGCGAGGTCACCGGCAACCCGGCGCGCGCCGCCGGGATCGTCGCCGGTGATGTGATCGCCCAGTTCGGTGGGGAGGCCGTGACCTCGCCGGAAGACCTCGAGGAAAAGGCGAATGCGGCCGAGCCCGGCCGCTCGGTTGCCGTATTGATCCATCGCGATGGCAACCCCGTGTTCATCGCGATGCGTATTCCCGCCCCGTGA
- the lepA gene encoding translation elongation factor 4, translating into MTDTRLTRNFSIIAHIDHGKSTLADRLIQVCGGLTEREMAEQVLDSMDLERERGITIKAQSVSLFYDAADGQRYQLNFIDTPGHVDFSYEVSRSLAACEGALLVVDASQGVEAQSVANCYTAIDQGLEVVPVLNKIDLPAAEPDRVATEIEDVIGIEAANAIRVSAKTGVGIPELLEELVRRIPPPQGNPDAPLQALVIDSWYDNYLGVVALVRVKAGQLHAKRRISAMSVGRLYEVDRVGVFTPKPVDRPFLDVGDVGYVIASIKDITGAKVGDTFTDAQNPAASPLPGFQEVQPRVFAGLFPISAEAFNDLRDALDKLRLNDASLQFEPETSQALGFGFRCGFLGMLHMEIVQERLEREYNLDLISTAPTVVYEVAKTDGEVVPVHNPSELPPANEVAEIREPVILANILVPQEYVGAVMTLCQEKRGVQVKMQYLGRQVALGYEMPMSEVVLDFFDRLKSSTKGYASFDYQPLRFQAAPLVRVDILINGERVDALSVILHRDQAQTRGRELTERMCGIIPRQMFEVAIQAAIGSKVIARSTVKALRKNVLAKCYGGDVSRKRKLLEKQKAGKRRMKQIGRVDVPQEAFLAVLSTAEKQG; encoded by the coding sequence ATGACTGACACCCGACTGACACGCAACTTTTCGATCATCGCCCACATCGACCACGGCAAATCGACCCTCGCGGACCGGCTGATCCAGGTCTGCGGCGGCTTGACCGAGCGGGAAATGGCCGAGCAGGTGCTCGACTCGATGGACCTCGAGCGCGAGCGCGGGATTACCATCAAGGCGCAGAGCGTATCGCTGTTCTACGACGCGGCCGACGGCCAGCGCTATCAGCTGAACTTCATCGACACGCCTGGGCATGTCGATTTTTCCTACGAAGTGTCGCGTTCGCTCGCGGCCTGCGAGGGCGCGTTGCTGGTGGTCGACGCATCCCAGGGCGTCGAGGCGCAAAGCGTCGCCAACTGCTACACCGCGATCGACCAGGGCCTGGAAGTCGTGCCGGTGCTGAACAAGATCGACCTGCCGGCCGCGGAACCGGACCGGGTCGCAACCGAAATCGAGGACGTGATCGGCATCGAGGCGGCGAACGCGATCCGGGTGTCGGCGAAGACCGGAGTCGGCATACCGGAGCTGCTGGAGGAACTGGTGCGGCGGATCCCACCGCCGCAGGGCAACCCGGATGCGCCGCTGCAGGCGCTGGTCATCGACTCGTGGTACGACAACTATCTGGGCGTGGTCGCCCTGGTGCGGGTCAAGGCCGGCCAGCTGCACGCGAAGCGCCGGATCAGCGCGATGTCGGTCGGGCGCCTCTACGAGGTCGACCGGGTCGGGGTGTTCACCCCGAAGCCGGTCGACCGGCCGTTTCTCGACGTCGGCGATGTCGGCTACGTGATCGCGAGCATCAAGGACATCACCGGGGCGAAGGTCGGCGACACCTTCACCGACGCGCAGAACCCTGCCGCAAGCCCTCTGCCCGGATTCCAGGAGGTGCAGCCGCGCGTCTTCGCGGGCCTGTTTCCGATCAGTGCCGAGGCCTTCAACGATCTGCGCGACGCTCTCGACAAGCTGCGCCTGAACGACGCCTCGCTGCAGTTCGAGCCGGAGACTTCACAGGCCCTCGGATTCGGATTCCGCTGCGGCTTTCTCGGAATGCTGCACATGGAAATCGTGCAGGAGCGGCTCGAGCGCGAATACAACCTGGATCTGATCAGCACTGCGCCCACGGTGGTCTACGAAGTGGCAAAGACCGATGGCGAGGTGGTGCCGGTGCACAATCCGTCGGAACTGCCGCCTGCCAACGAGGTGGCGGAAATCCGCGAACCGGTGATCCTGGCGAATATCCTGGTGCCGCAGGAATACGTCGGGGCGGTGATGACGCTTTGCCAGGAGAAGCGGGGCGTACAGGTGAAGATGCAGTACCTCGGGCGGCAGGTGGCACTCGGGTACGAAATGCCGATGTCGGAAGTGGTGCTGGATTTCTTCGATCGCCTGAAGTCTTCGACCAAGGGCTATGCCTCCTTCGATTATCAACCCCTTCGCTTCCAGGCGGCGCCGCTGGTCCGGGTGGACATCCTGATCAACGGCGAGCGGGTCGACGCCCTTTCGGTGATTCTGCACCGCGATCAGGCCCAGACACGCGGTCGCGAACTGACCGAGCGCATGTGTGGCATCATTCCGCGCCAGATGTTCGAGGTCGCGATCCAGGCGGCGATCGGTTCCAAGGTCATCGCCCGTTCCACGGTGAAGGCTCTGCGCAAGAACGTGCTCGCGAAGTGCTACGGCGGCGACGTGAGCCGCAAGCGCAAGCTGCTGGAAAAACAGAAGGCGGGCAAGCGCCGCATGAAGCAGATCGGCCGTGTCGACGTGCCGCAGGAGGCCTTCCTGGCCGTGCTCTCGACCGCGGAGAAACAAGGATGA
- a CDS encoding glutaredoxin family protein → MPDSGSRRQVARLTLYYREGCGLCEQMLAELSVLQSRYTFALERIDIDEDPRLVARFNALVPVLAVDGEILCCHYLDTSALIDELTRHD, encoded by the coding sequence ATGCCGGATTCCGGCAGCCGCCGGCAGGTCGCACGCCTGACGTTGTATTACCGGGAAGGCTGCGGACTCTGCGAGCAGATGCTCGCAGAGCTTTCCGTGCTGCAAAGTCGGTATACTTTCGCGCTCGAGCGTATCGACATCGATGAAGATCCACGCCTGGTGGCCCGTTTCAATGCGCTGGTCCCGGTGCTGGCGGTGGACGGTGAGATCCTCTGCTGCCACTACCTCGATACGTCTGCACTGATCGACGAGCTGACCCGGCATGACTGA
- a CDS encoding SoxR reducing system RseC family protein, translated as MTAWIEERGVVLAADAQWATVRVQRQSTCGSCSARSGCGNGVLAQVLGRRELELRLPNQQHGLHSGDRVILGIEDRALVSGAFAMYLLPLVGLIAIPAVAGRVVPEIAEGWLVLAGAAGFAAGLLAVRRWLRGQSGRLEPVLLGVESVRTQVPGGN; from the coding sequence ATGACGGCGTGGATCGAGGAACGGGGGGTGGTTCTGGCGGCCGACGCACAGTGGGCCACCGTCCGCGTGCAGCGCCAATCGACCTGCGGCTCCTGTTCGGCGCGCAGCGGGTGTGGCAATGGCGTACTCGCTCAGGTGCTGGGGCGCCGGGAACTGGAACTGCGGCTGCCCAATCAGCAGCACGGTCTGCACAGCGGCGATCGAGTGATCCTGGGGATCGAGGATCGCGCGCTGGTTTCGGGCGCGTTCGCGATGTACCTGCTGCCGCTGGTCGGGTTGATTGCGATCCCGGCCGTTGCGGGTCGGGTGGTTCCGGAAATTGCGGAGGGTTGGCTCGTGCTCGCGGGGGCGGCGGGATTCGCGGCGGGCCTTCTGGCTGTGCGCCGCTGGCTGCGAGGGCAGAGCGGGCGCCTTGAACCGGTGTTACTGGGGGTGGAGTCCGTCCGGACACAGGTTCCGGGCGGGAACTGA
- the nadB gene encoding L-aspartate oxidase, with translation MTATQMDPPVERFDVLIIGSGASGLTAALHLAPFRRVAVLSKGPVDEGSTRYAQGGISAVLDKADSFDAHVADTLDAGAGLCEIDAVRRTVAAGPEAIQWLLGLGVPFTREAHEGRSRLHLTREGGHSARRVAHAADATGQAIEDTLVHTLRERPRIDVFERHMAVDLIVHRAGGSPRVIGAYVQDGKTRQVQTVLAPVVILATGGASKVYLYSSNPDGATGDGIAMAWRAGCRVANMEFMQFHPTCLFHPKAKSFLISEAVRGEGGHLLLPGGERFMERFDRRAELAPRDIVARAIDHEMKRLGIDCVYLDISHRPPEFVREHFPTIHQRCLQYGFDMTAEPLPVVPAAHYTCGGVMVNRHGQTDIPGLYAAGEVSYTGLHGANRMASNSLLECLVYARAAADHILSVADPLRPESLPQPPNWDESRVTDSDEEVVVSHDWDELRRLMWDYVGIVRRRDRLLRAQRRIGVLMDEVHEYYSHYRITPDLIELRNLVLVADIIVNSALERRESRGLHYIRDYPERNPALDGQPTVLTPPPPT, from the coding sequence ATGACCGCAACACAAATGGATCCGCCGGTCGAGCGCTTCGACGTCCTGATCATCGGCAGCGGCGCCTCGGGCCTCACCGCGGCGCTCCATCTCGCCCCGTTCCGGCGCGTGGCCGTGCTCAGCAAGGGGCCGGTCGACGAGGGCAGCACCCGCTACGCGCAAGGGGGAATCTCGGCGGTGCTGGACAAGGCCGACTCCTTTGATGCCCACGTGGCCGACACCCTCGACGCCGGCGCCGGCCTGTGCGAGATCGATGCCGTGCGCCGCACCGTAGCCGCCGGTCCCGAGGCGATCCAGTGGCTGCTCGGACTCGGCGTGCCGTTCACCCGCGAGGCCCACGAGGGGCGCAGCCGCCTGCACTTGACCCGCGAGGGCGGGCACAGTGCGCGGCGGGTCGCCCACGCGGCCGACGCCACCGGCCAGGCGATCGAGGACACACTGGTACACACCCTCCGGGAGCGCCCCCGGATCGACGTGTTCGAGCGGCACATGGCGGTGGACCTGATCGTGCACCGCGCCGGCGGCAGCCCCCGGGTCATCGGTGCCTATGTGCAGGACGGCAAGACGCGGCAGGTGCAGACCGTGTTGGCACCGGTCGTGATCCTCGCCACCGGCGGCGCCAGCAAGGTCTACCTGTACAGCTCCAACCCCGACGGCGCGACCGGGGACGGAATCGCGATGGCCTGGCGCGCCGGCTGCCGGGTTGCGAACATGGAATTCATGCAGTTCCATCCCACCTGCCTGTTCCACCCCAAGGCCAAGTCCTTCCTGATCTCGGAGGCCGTGCGCGGCGAGGGCGGGCACTTGCTCCTGCCCGGCGGGGAACGGTTCATGGAACGCTTCGACCGGCGCGCCGAACTCGCGCCGCGTGACATCGTCGCCCGCGCGATCGACCACGAGATGAAGCGCTTAGGCATCGACTGCGTGTACCTGGACATCAGCCACCGTCCACCGGAATTCGTGCGCGAGCACTTCCCGACCATTCACCAACGCTGCCTGCAATACGGCTTCGACATGACGGCCGAACCGCTGCCGGTGGTGCCGGCCGCGCACTACACCTGCGGCGGAGTGATGGTGAACCGGCACGGACAGACCGATATCCCGGGGCTTTATGCAGCCGGCGAAGTCTCGTACACCGGGCTGCACGGCGCCAACCGGATGGCGAGCAATTCGCTTCTGGAATGCCTGGTCTATGCACGGGCCGCAGCGGACCACATCCTGTCGGTTGCGGATCCGTTACGCCCGGAGTCGCTGCCGCAGCCGCCGAACTGGGACGAATCGCGGGTCACCGATTCCGACGAGGAGGTCGTGGTGTCCCACGACTGGGATGAACTGCGCCGGCTGATGTGGGACTACGTTGGAATCGTCCGCAGGCGGGATCGGCTGCTGCGCGCGCAGCGGCGCATCGGCGTTCTGATGGACGAGGTGCACGAATACTACAGCCACTACCGGATCACGCCCGATCTGATCGAACTGCGCAACCTGGTGCTGGTCGCCGACATCATCGTGAACAGCGCGCTGGAACGCAGGGAAAGCCGAGGACTGCACTACATCCGGGACTATCCCGAGCGCAACCCGGCGCTAGACGGCCAACCCACGGTGCTGACACCGCCACCGCCGACGTGA
- a CDS encoding sigma-E factor negative regulatory protein: MNNQVSKAERLSALVDNETDAFETRRLVDELSKSDEDRDTWARYHLIGDGLRGGLRQVAPADFVDRIRNELADEAPLRVAAGGHTQARWLKPVAGAGVAAAVAMATLLGLQMVVGGDETSPVATTADAEPETLATENDGVVAPDPRFARYLENHAELVAPGSSAFARVRNSVDGE, translated from the coding sequence ATGAACAACCAAGTGAGCAAAGCCGAGCGCCTGTCGGCGCTGGTGGACAACGAAACCGACGCGTTCGAGACCCGCCGGCTGGTCGACGAGTTGTCGAAGTCGGACGAGGATCGCGACACCTGGGCGCGTTACCACCTGATCGGGGATGGCTTGCGCGGAGGTCTGCGCCAGGTAGCGCCGGCGGATTTCGTCGATCGCATACGCAACGAGCTTGCCGATGAGGCGCCATTGCGCGTGGCGGCCGGTGGCCATACGCAGGCCCGCTGGCTCAAGCCGGTGGCCGGCGCCGGTGTTGCCGCAGCGGTGGCGATGGCGACCCTGCTGGGTCTGCAGATGGTCGTCGGTGGCGATGAGACTTCGCCGGTCGCGACCACCGCCGATGCCGAGCCGGAGACACTGGCGACGGAGAACGACGGCGTTGTGGCGCCGGACCCGCGTTTCGCGCGCTACCTCGAAAACCATGCCGAACTGGTGGCCCCCGGATCGTCGGCGTTCGCCCGGGTTCGCAACTCGGTGGACGGCGAGTAG